The Deltaproteobacteria bacterium genome contains the following window.
TGGTACCCGCCCAGTTCCACGTAGGTGTCCACGTGGCGGTAACGCTCGTTCGCCCAATGGGTGGAAAGGACCGTTTCCATAGTCATCCGCTCTGCGCCAAGGTCACGGGAGCCGGTCGAGGAGGGCGTCGATCTTCTCCTCGGTCAGGTTCTCGTGGTAGTCGTCGTTTACCTGCATCACGGGGGCCGTCCCGCAGCTTCCCAGGCACTCCGCCGTGGAGAGGGTGAACTTCCCGTCCGGCGTCGTCTCCCCGGGTTTAACCCCCAGCTTCTTCGACAAGTGCCCGATCAGGTGCTCCGCTCCCAGGAGGGAGCAGGAGATGTTGCGGCAGATCTGCACGTGGTACTTTCCGACCGGCTTCCGGTTGTACATCGTGTAAAAAGTCGCCACGCCTTCGATCCGCGCCGGGGTGAATCCCAGGAGACCGGCCACGTAGACGACCGCCTCGTCCGAGACGTGCCCGAACTCACGCTGGGCGATGTGGAGGGTCGGCAGGATCGCCGCCTCCTTGTCCGGATACCGCGCCAGGAGGGCCTCGAATTCCCTGCGTCCGTTTTCGGAGAAGACCACGCTCACCGGTCGAGCTCCCCCGCGATGATGTTGACGCTTCCGAGTACCGCGATAAGGTCGGCGAGCATCTGCCCCTCGCACAGAAGCGGCATCCCCTGGAACATGTTGAAGCAGGGGGGCCGGACCTTTATCTTGTAAGGCCCGCCGCCGCCCTTGCTCACGATGTAATACCCCAGCTCGCCGTTGGCCGCCTCGGTGGCGGAATAGACCTCGCCGGCGGGGACCTGTATCCCCTCGAAGATGTTCTTGAAGTGCTGCATCAGCCCTTCGATCGTCGTGTAGACCAGCGTCTTGTCGGGCAGCAGGTAGCGGGTGTCGTCGACGTTGATCGGTCCGCCCGGGAGCTGGTCGAGCGCCTGCTCTATGATCCGCACCGACTGGCGCATCTCCTCCATCCGCACCATGTACCGGTCGCAGGTATCGCCTTGCTCCCCGATGGGGATGTCGAAATCGAACCGGTCGTAGACCAGGTAAGGCTGGTCCT
Protein-coding sequences here:
- a CDS encoding NADH-quinone oxidoreductase subunit D (Catalyzes the transfer of electrons from NADH to quinone), whose amino-acid sequence is CEISRIIDHMVCIGTNMVDLGALTNFWYFWKPREEAYMKLIEPLTGTRLTTGYTRIGGMQWDLPEGWVETCRNVCKNSFLPAIKDVNALLTKNRIFIDRTMGVGPISKKDAVAMGFTGPCLRAAGVPLDLRKDQPYLVYDRFDFDIPIGEQGDTCDRYMVRMEEMRQSVRIIEQALDQLPGGPINVDDTRYLLPDKTLVYTTIEGLMQHFKNIFEGIQVPAGEVYSATEAANGELGYYIVSKGGGGPYKIKVRPPCFNMFQGMPLLCEGQMLADLIAVLGSVNIIAGELDR
- the nuoE gene encoding NADH-quinone oxidoreductase subunit NuoE, whose translation is MSVVFSENGRREFEALLARYPDKEAAILPTLHIAQREFGHVSDEAVVYVAGLLGFTPARIEGVATFYTMYNRKPVGKYHVQICRNISCSLLGAEHLIGHLSKKLGVKPGETTPDGKFTLSTAECLGSCGTAPVMQVNDDYHENLTEEKIDALLDRLP